Proteins encoded within one genomic window of Oncorhynchus keta strain PuntledgeMale-10-30-2019 chromosome 12, Oket_V2, whole genome shotgun sequence:
- the LOC118391750 gene encoding zinc finger CCHC domain-containing protein 10-like isoform X1, whose protein sequence is MIHLFPLETTGCGLSWVSYLWINCNMATPMHRVIARRQAEANKQHVRCQKCLEFGHWTYECIGKRKYLHRPSRTTEMKKKLKENENKQVNTTGPGKEDSSEKKIKKKRSKDSSGSSSSDSDSSSSDSSSDSSDSSSSSSDDSDDSSSSSSSSSSSSSGSDSSKGSDSDQGPPKKKKKKK, encoded by the exons atgattcatttgttcccattggaaacgacaggctgtggtctGTCTTGGGTTAGTTATCTTTGGATAAATTGCAATATGGCGACGCCCATGCACAGAGTTATTGCTCGTCGACAAGC GGAGGCAAATAAACAACATGTTCGGTGTCAGAAATGTTTGGAGTTTGGACACTGGACATATGAGTGCATTGGTAAACGAAAATACCTTCACAGGCCATCAAGGACAACAGAAATGAAAAAGAAACTGAAAGAAAATGAAAATAAACAGGTCAATACCACAGG ACCAGGAAAGGAGGACTCCAGTGAGAAAAAAATTAAGAAGAAAAG GTCAAAGGATTcaagtggtagtagcagcagtgatTCTGACAGCTCTTCCAGTGACTCATCGTCTGACAGTAGTGACTCCTCAAGCTCTTCGTCGGACGACAGTGATGACAGTTCtagctcctcttcctctagcAGCTCAAGCAGCTCGGGTTCCGATTCATCTAAAGGTAGCGACTCGGATCAAGGTCCTcccaagaagaaaaagaagaagaaatga
- the LOC118391750 gene encoding putative uncharacterized protein DDB_G0271974 isoform X2, with translation MKKKLKENENKQVNTTGPGKEDSSEKKIKKKRSKDSSGSSSSDSDSSSSDSSSDSSDSSSSSSDDSDDSSSSSSSSSSSSSGSDSSKGSDSDQGPPKKKKKKK, from the exons ATGAAAAAGAAACTGAAAGAAAATGAAAATAAACAGGTCAATACCACAGG ACCAGGAAAGGAGGACTCCAGTGAGAAAAAAATTAAGAAGAAAAG GTCAAAGGATTcaagtggtagtagcagcagtgatTCTGACAGCTCTTCCAGTGACTCATCGTCTGACAGTAGTGACTCCTCAAGCTCTTCGTCGGACGACAGTGATGACAGTTCtagctcctcttcctctagcAGCTCAAGCAGCTCGGGTTCCGATTCATCTAAAGGTAGCGACTCGGATCAAGGTCCTcccaagaagaaaaagaagaagaaatga